A portion of the Clostridium gelidum genome contains these proteins:
- a CDS encoding ABC-2 family transporter protein, with amino-acid sequence MTMYFKFFKNAFASNFEYKFDAIFRGLVQVIEIVVQISVWTALYYFNNNSGISKDNIDLKVMIYYVIISAGISILVNNNVINIIDKKIRTGEISSDLIKPINFQAYMFSIATADNIYNFIFRFIPVLLIFIPFYGIYIPSIKTAIIFLISLINGVLISFLLAYILGLVGFWYLSIWHLERIYMR; translated from the coding sequence ATGACAATGTATTTTAAGTTTTTCAAAAATGCATTTGCATCTAATTTTGAATATAAATTTGATGCTATTTTTCGTGGATTAGTACAAGTTATTGAAATTGTTGTACAAATATCGGTTTGGACAGCCCTTTATTATTTTAATAATAACAGTGGAATTTCAAAAGATAATATAGATCTTAAAGTAATGATATATTACGTAATAATTAGTGCAGGTATCTCTATTCTTGTTAATAATAACGTAATAAATATTATTGATAAAAAAATAAGAACAGGAGAAATTTCATCTGATTTAATTAAACCTATTAACTTTCAAGCATATATGTTTTCAATAGCAACTGCAGATAATATTTATAATTTCATATTTAGATTTATTCCAGTACTTTTAATTTTTATTCCTTTTTACGGCATTTATATTCCAAGTATAAAAACAGCAATTATATTTTTAATATCTCTTATAAATGGCGTATTAATTAGCTTTTTGTTAGCATATATTTTGGGACTAGTAGGATTTTGGTATTTGTCTATATGGCATTTAGAACGTATTTATATGCGTTAA
- a CDS encoding ABC transporter permease, whose amino-acid sequence MAFRTYLYALSGMFIKHPMLDMESMIQQGQFDSILTKPINPLFHVIARQFEYTFAGHIVLYIFTFGISINKIETQWSLGKILFFITFIFGAVLIHSAFMIITGSLSFFIVKSKVAVETAIYGLRSFLDYPLTIFNKFIQVVLTFILPYAFVNYYPAEYFLRKTNPPIFNSALYYMTPVVGIIMIILAILIWNNGIKHYKSTGS is encoded by the coding sequence ATGGCATTTAGAACGTATTTATATGCGTTAAGTGGAATGTTTATTAAACATCCTATGTTGGATATGGAAAGTATGATACAACAGGGACAGTTTGATAGTATATTAACAAAACCAATAAATCCTTTGTTTCATGTGATAGCAAGACAGTTTGAATATACATTTGCAGGACATATTGTATTATACATTTTTACATTTGGAATAAGCATAAATAAAATCGAAACTCAGTGGTCATTAGGTAAGATTTTATTTTTTATTACATTTATTTTTGGAGCAGTACTTATACATTCAGCTTTTATGATAATAACAGGCAGTCTAAGTTTTTTCATTGTAAAATCTAAAGTAGCAGTTGAAACAGCCATTTATGGTCTTAGAAGTTTCTTAGATTATCCATTAACAATATTTAATAAATTTATACAGGTAGTATTAACTTTTATATTGCCATATGCATTTGTAAATTATTATCCAGCAGAATATTTTCTTAGAAAAACAAATCCACCAATTTTTAATTCTGCGCTTTATTATATGACACCTGTTGTAGGAATTATAATGATTATACTTGCAATTTTAATCTGGAATAATGGAATAAAACATTATAAAAGTACAGGTTCATAA
- a CDS encoding serine hydrolase domain-containing protein, protein MSITKQAIEKAEELRIIPERLEVLDKQLNYFIEQGQRQAIIFKAVKKGVTIFEGTYGMNTKEYGLKSDTIFNVCSITKPVVATLILCLQEDGIVDVTEPVCKYLPEFIGGGRENICVWHFLTHSSGLDEEEIWNDSKEYVKNEFGLEAPNNECSHEEFEDFANKVADKMGVDRSVKGRMGNIEYILSLKTNMRRKPHTNMVYCSYGFQRLADIIETTTGESLDEYASRKLFSPLGMKDTAWRMPEEKWDRIIGRIDSAVSAKWFNSNENFVSESGAGGLKTTVDDMMRFTQMILNGGKFNNVRVLSKASIKQMFTDHNQGVPCAEGEEYSRWSLGWNLHGNKKDNDGILRSESCIDHTGYGGTKIFVDPEHDLTMAWFAAETVHYEKPEFLNINGRLVNLIMSAMED, encoded by the coding sequence GTGAGTATTACAAAACAAGCAATTGAAAAGGCAGAAGAACTTAGAATTATACCAGAAAGATTAGAAGTGTTGGACAAGCAATTAAATTATTTTATTGAACAAGGACAAAGACAGGCTATTATTTTTAAAGCTGTGAAGAAAGGGGTTACAATCTTTGAAGGAACATATGGAATGAATACCAAGGAATATGGATTGAAATCAGATACAATCTTTAATGTATGCTCTATTACAAAACCAGTTGTGGCTACGCTTATTTTATGTCTTCAAGAAGATGGAATTGTGGATGTGACGGAGCCTGTATGCAAGTATCTTCCTGAATTTATAGGAGGAGGTAGAGAAAATATATGCGTATGGCATTTTCTAACACATTCTAGTGGGTTAGATGAAGAAGAAATCTGGAATGATTCAAAAGAATATGTAAAAAATGAATTTGGCTTAGAAGCACCTAATAATGAATGTTCTCATGAAGAATTTGAAGATTTTGCAAATAAAGTAGCAGATAAAATGGGTGTTGATAGAAGTGTTAAGGGAAGAATGGGAAATATTGAATATATTCTTTCTTTGAAAACTAATATGAGACGTAAGCCACACACAAATATGGTTTATTGTAGTTATGGCTTTCAAAGATTAGCCGATATTATTGAGACTACAACAGGTGAATCATTGGATGAATATGCTTCTAGAAAATTATTTAGTCCATTAGGGATGAAGGATACTGCATGGCGTATGCCAGAAGAAAAATGGGACAGGATTATTGGAAGAATCGATAGCGCCGTTAGTGCAAAATGGTTTAACAGCAATGAAAATTTTGTTTCTGAAAGTGGAGCTGGCGGACTTAAAACAACTGTAGATGATATGATGCGTTTTACTCAAATGATTTTAAATGGAGGAAAATTTAATAATGTCAGAGTGTTGTCTAAGGCAAGCATTAAGCAGATGTTTACTGATCATAATCAAGGAGTTCCATGTGCTGAAGGAGAGGAATATTCTAGGTGGTCATTAGGTTGGAATCTTCATGGCAATAAGAAAGATAATGATGGGATTTTACGTTCAGAGAGTTGTATTGATCATACAGGATATGGTGGAACAAAAATATTTGTTGATCCAGAACATGATTTGACAATGGCTTGGTTTGCAGCAGAAACTGTACATTATGAAAAACCAGAATTTCTTAATATTAATGGACGTCTTGTAAATCTTATTATGTCAGCTATGGAGGATTAG
- a CDS encoding ABC transporter permease encodes MDKIKHRFEILKSVAFVTFKEWSAYRTHSMVSILVGPVYFIIQYFIWKAVFGGNSGGMVNGMEFKQILCYYGAITLIGYLIMDFADWNLQMLVRSGKFLTFQLRPIHHRFFALSQKIGHRALGFVFEFLPCFFILQFIFKVDLIPKHLGLSIISIAFAFLINFYVNYCIGMTAFWLVQSSGIRQVYQVISEILSGSLIPLIFFPEILQKILFFLPFQYITYVPACVVMGKYSLGGITMDLSQIVLIQGGAVALVMILSEIIYRLAMNKYTDAGG; translated from the coding sequence ATGGACAAAATTAAACATCGTTTTGAGATACTAAAATCGGTGGCATTTGTAACGTTTAAAGAGTGGAGTGCATATCGCACTCACTCTATGGTATCCATATTAGTTGGACCAGTTTATTTTATTATACAGTATTTTATTTGGAAGGCTGTATTTGGAGGAAACTCTGGAGGAATGGTTAATGGTATGGAATTTAAACAGATTCTTTGTTATTATGGGGCCATCACATTAATTGGATATTTGATTATGGATTTTGCAGATTGGAATCTTCAGATGCTCGTAAGGAGTGGTAAATTTCTGACATTTCAATTAAGGCCTATACATCACCGATTTTTTGCATTATCACAAAAAATTGGTCATAGAGCTTTAGGATTTGTTTTTGAGTTTTTGCCTTGCTTCTTTATTTTACAATTTATTTTTAAAGTTGATTTGATACCAAAACATCTTGGATTATCAATTATATCAATAGCATTTGCATTTCTTATAAACTTTTATGTAAATTATTGTATTGGAATGACTGCTTTTTGGCTTGTACAATCATCAGGAATAAGGCAAGTATACCAGGTGATTTCTGAAATTTTGTCAGGTTCTTTGATTCCACTAATATTTTTCCCAGAGATACTTCAAAAAATACTTTTTTTCTTGCCATTTCAATATATTACTTATGTGCCAGCATGTGTAGTTATGGGAAAGTATTCACTAGGTGGAATTACAATGGATCTTAGTCAGATTGTACTTATTCAAGGGGGAGCAGTAGCTCTTGTAATGATACTGAGCGAAATAATATATAGGCTTGCAATGAATAAATATACGGATGCAGGAGGCTGA
- a CDS encoding ABC transporter permease, whose product MRKYLKIYKEAVKISFSSAIAYRVNFLLNMLITLISNIVLPMVTLMIYGSGASFNDWNIYEVLLIQSIFTISNGFSNMFFNGIVWKTMEEVREGTFEITLIKPVNSMLYLMASTVSMDGIGVILGGIVFFCISIAHIREITALMWMEFFIFFIMGLFVMVGTQLLMAATSFKWVANSRIPEMYSSFIRFGYYPQSIFSRSIILITSYIVPVAMIGFFPASALLGLTEKRMFISIIPCVLFMIIGMYIYQHMVRLYEGVGG is encoded by the coding sequence ATGCGTAAATACTTAAAAATTTATAAAGAAGCAGTAAAAATTTCTTTTTCATCAGCAATAGCATATCGAGTGAATTTTCTATTAAATATGTTAATTACATTAATAAGTAATATTGTATTACCAATGGTAACCCTAATGATTTATGGTTCTGGTGCAAGTTTTAATGATTGGAATATATATGAAGTATTATTAATTCAATCTATATTCACCATATCAAATGGATTTTCAAATATGTTTTTTAATGGTATCGTTTGGAAAACCATGGAGGAGGTTAGGGAAGGTACTTTTGAAATAACATTAATAAAACCAGTTAACAGTATGCTGTATTTAATGGCTTCTACAGTTAGCATGGATGGAATAGGGGTTATTTTAGGAGGGATTGTATTCTTCTGTATTTCAATTGCACACATTAGAGAAATAACTGCTCTAATGTGGATGGAATTTTTTATATTTTTTATTATGGGACTTTTTGTAATGGTCGGCACTCAGCTACTTATGGCAGCAACATCTTTTAAATGGGTTGCTAATTCAAGAATACCGGAAATGTATAGTAGTTTTATTCGCTTTGGATATTATCCACAAAGTATATTTAGTCGTAGTATTATTCTCATAACTTCATATATTGTACCAGTGGCAATGATTGGATTTTTTCCGGCATCTGCGCTTTTAGGACTAACGGAAAAGAGGATGTTTATTTCCATAATCCCATGTGTTTTATTTATGATTATTGGAATGTATATTTATCAGCATATGGTTAGACTGTATGAAGGGGTTGGAGGTTGA
- a CDS encoding ABC transporter ATP-binding protein, which translates to MEKNNKELDSIIKVENLCRSYVTYKRGSGFASSIKSFIKRDKVYVDAVKNISFEVKKGDIVGVLGPNGAGKSTTIKMLTGTLYPTSGSISVMGYNPCKKRIEYVNKMGAVFGQKSQLIFDIPPIDSFKMNKAIYGIPDDIYKKRLNMIVELLDLGDIIMRPTRVLSLGERMKCEFIMSMLHNPDIVFLDEPTIGLDVIAKQNIREFIKEMNKEGVTFILTTHDLEDVEKLAKNVIIINKGEKVFDGSIDTLRKTLGEKKIIELTLTESNRFFNTIDNTYFMKGTQLIKKVNDYQIILEVDTDILPISKFMELLVKQCSFSDISIKELPMEKVITKIYEKTK; encoded by the coding sequence ATGGAAAAGAACAATAAGGAATTGGATTCTATAATAAAGGTAGAAAATTTATGTAGAAGTTATGTTACATATAAGCGTGGAAGTGGATTTGCTTCAAGTATTAAAAGTTTTATTAAAAGAGATAAAGTATATGTTGATGCAGTTAAAAATATAAGCTTTGAAGTAAAGAAGGGTGATATTGTAGGTGTTTTAGGTCCTAATGGTGCTGGGAAATCTACAACTATTAAAATGCTTACGGGAACTTTATATCCTACATCAGGAAGTATTTCCGTAATGGGATATAATCCTTGCAAAAAAAGAATAGAATATGTAAATAAAATGGGTGCAGTTTTTGGACAAAAAAGCCAGCTTATTTTTGACATTCCTCCAATTGATAGTTTTAAAATGAATAAAGCTATTTATGGAATACCTGATGATATCTACAAAAAACGTTTAAATATGATTGTAGAATTACTTGATTTAGGAGATATTATCATGCGTCCAACTAGGGTTTTGTCACTTGGAGAAAGAATGAAGTGTGAGTTTATTATGTCCATGCTTCATAACCCAGATATTGTTTTTTTAGATGAGCCCACCATTGGTCTTGATGTTATTGCAAAACAGAATATACGAGAATTTATTAAAGAAATGAATAAAGAGGGGGTAACCTTTATATTGACTACACATGATTTGGAAGATGTAGAAAAGCTAGCTAAGAATGTGATAATCATAAATAAAGGAGAAAAAGTTTTTGATGGATCTATTGATACTTTGAGAAAAACCCTTGGTGAAAAAAAGATAATAGAACTGACTTTAACAGAAAGCAATAGATTTTTCAATACAATAGATAATACTTATTTTATGAAAGGCACTCAGTTGATTAAAAAAGTAAATGATTATCAGATTATACTTGAAGTAGATACAGATATCTTACCAATAAGTAAATTTATGGAGCTATTAGTGAAGCAGTGCAGCTTTTCTGATATATCAATTAAGGAACTTCCTATGGAAAAAGTCATAACTAAAATTTATGAAAAAACTAAGTGA
- a CDS encoding acyltransferase: protein MKERNLQLDILKIMACFAVVVIHVTGIITFNMKSNYTINHTLYYMAGFAVPIFFIVNGYFQLNKEKVNYTYVMKKIGNILIVVFVWNLIVFLLSRVVTNRFLTDLLLSKKTTNPFSMTLNSLIQRDYFWQFWFFGSIIIIYAVLPLLIKCFASNKRAIVITVIFIVCCLIVDSLSISRSLNKKPIIQIGVIQTLRLWTWFAYYLLGGLLGKTKIREYILNKISGKLNIFIFVLSSIIISVYQYNMAHKYYHAASIEFFYDNIFDFIWVISLFFLIYNHKFKVNSGKFIGLVSDKIMGIYIVHVTVLNVSTHFYKFNTPITNILLIFIVFGISLALTLIISKIPIVNRLIRI, encoded by the coding sequence GTGAAAGAAAGAAATTTACAATTAGATATACTAAAAATTATGGCTTGTTTTGCAGTTGTAGTTATACATGTAACTGGAATAATTACTTTTAATATGAAGAGTAACTATACTATAAATCACACGTTATATTATATGGCAGGTTTTGCAGTTCCGATATTTTTCATTGTTAATGGATATTTTCAGTTAAATAAAGAAAAGGTTAATTATACTTATGTTATGAAAAAAATAGGTAATATTTTAATTGTTGTTTTTGTGTGGAATTTAATAGTATTTTTATTATCAAGAGTTGTTACAAATAGATTTTTAACAGATTTGTTATTATCAAAAAAGACTACTAATCCATTTTCTATGACCTTGAATAGCTTAATACAAAGAGACTATTTCTGGCAGTTTTGGTTCTTTGGATCAATAATAATTATCTATGCTGTGTTACCTTTATTGATTAAGTGTTTCGCAAGTAATAAACGTGCTATAGTTATTACTGTAATATTTATTGTATGTTGCTTAATAGTAGATTCACTTAGTATATCTAGAAGTCTTAATAAAAAACCTATTATACAAATTGGTGTTATACAAACCCTTAGATTATGGACATGGTTTGCATATTATTTATTAGGTGGATTACTTGGTAAAACAAAAATTAGAGAATATATACTAAATAAAATTTCAGGAAAGTTAAACATTTTTATATTTGTCCTAAGCAGTATTATTATAAGTGTTTATCAATATAATATGGCACATAAATATTATCACGCTGCATCTATTGAATTTTTCTATGATAATATTTTTGATTTCATTTGGGTTATTAGTTTATTTTTCTTGATTTATAATCACAAGTTTAAAGTTAACTCAGGAAAATTTATAGGTTTAGTAAGTGATAAAATAATGGGAATATATATTGTGCATGTTACTGTACTTAATGTATCCACACATTTTTATAAGTTTAATACTCCAATAACTAATATACTTTTGATATTTATTGTTTTTGGAATTTCATTAGCTTTAACATTAATAATTTCTAAAATTCCAATAGTTAATAGATTAATTAGGATTTAA
- a CDS encoding metallophosphoesterase — MHTDQRLTEAYKSARIEYFDENSKYVFFSDCHRSNGSNSDEFIKNRNNYLFALEYYYKNGFTYVEAGDGDELWEHPHFRDIKNAHSDVFDMLKRFFYEDRLIMLYGNHNIYLKNQEYVESNYYTYYNNYEEKNYDFMKGLKPCEGLVLKHKKTQQEILVVHGHQGDFSNDQFWVLSMLSLKYFWRYLHALGAKSPSSPVGNMNKRHKIEKNFVKWIKKHKKMIICGHTHRLKYPRNNELPYFNIGCCLYPTSITNIEITGGEIQLVQWKVLPDEDGVLQIRRQILRGPNPIEKYDISKSELNEN, encoded by the coding sequence ATGCATACGGATCAAAGATTAACGGAAGCTTATAAAAGTGCAAGAATAGAATATTTTGACGAGAACTCAAAATATGTTTTTTTTAGCGATTGCCATAGGAGCAATGGAAGTAATTCTGATGAATTTATAAAAAACCGTAACAACTACTTATTTGCACTTGAATACTATTATAAAAATGGATTTACTTATGTGGAAGCTGGAGACGGGGATGAATTGTGGGAGCATCCTCATTTTAGAGATATAAAAAATGCCCATTCAGACGTGTTTGACATGCTAAAAAGATTTTTTTATGAAGACAGATTGATTATGTTATATGGCAACCACAATATTTACCTAAAAAATCAGGAATATGTAGAAAGTAATTATTATACATACTATAACAACTATGAAGAAAAGAACTATGATTTTATGAAAGGATTAAAACCTTGTGAAGGACTAGTTCTGAAGCATAAAAAAACTCAGCAGGAAATTCTTGTTGTTCATGGACATCAGGGAGATTTTTCTAACGACCAGTTTTGGGTTCTATCCATGCTTTCTTTAAAATATTTTTGGAGATATTTGCATGCATTGGGTGCTAAAAGTCCCTCTAGCCCGGTTGGAAATATGAATAAAAGGCATAAGATTGAGAAGAATTTTGTAAAATGGATAAAAAAACATAAAAAAATGATTATTTGCGGGCATACACACAGACTTAAATACCCTAGAAATAACGAATTACCATATTTTAATATAGGATGTTGCCTCTATCCTACTAGCATAACGAATATTGAAATTACAGGTGGAGAAATTCAGTTGGTTCAATGGAAAGTTCTACCGGATGAGGATGGTGTACTTCAGATAAGAAGACAAATTTTGCGGGGGCCAAATCCTATTGAAAAATACGATATTAGTAAAAGTGAATTAAATGAAAATTAG
- a CDS encoding sensor histidine kinase — MTVKKQEYNISKIVLISIVINLIQVVFITLFIYYKNKNPYMLEGNFIIYVIAISIGVNSIITGIIFYNLLLKKGSNNLIDTIKDLESFNKTLRTQRHDYLNHIQVIYSLMELEEFLEARNYIEPVYKDIVRISKALKTSKPAVNALLQAKLQMAEKNEIDMELEIKSDLKHLNMEPWEFCRVIGNIIDNAIYALKLKPDNRYMLVEFAEDVQNIKINISNNGYSIPKEIMDNIFKVGVTTKGDKGDGMGLAIVKEIVETFCGTVVVTSDEKRTSFEIVIPKKGI, encoded by the coding sequence ATGACAGTTAAAAAGCAAGAATATAACATATCAAAAATAGTATTAATATCAATAGTTATAAACTTAATACAAGTGGTGTTTATAACTCTATTTATTTATTACAAAAATAAAAATCCTTATATGCTTGAGGGAAACTTTATTATTTATGTTATAGCTATAAGCATAGGTGTTAACAGCATTATTACAGGAATTATATTTTATAATCTTTTATTAAAAAAGGGAAGTAATAATTTAATTGATACCATAAAGGATCTTGAATCATTTAATAAAACTTTAAGAACTCAAAGACATGATTATTTAAACCATATTCAAGTTATTTATTCGCTTATGGAACTTGAGGAGTTTCTAGAGGCAAGAAACTATATAGAGCCTGTATACAAAGATATAGTAAGAATTAGTAAGGCTTTAAAAACTTCAAAACCAGCTGTAAATGCACTACTTCAAGCAAAGTTACAGATGGCAGAAAAAAATGAAATAGATATGGAACTAGAAATAAAAAGTGATTTGAAGCATCTTAATATGGAACCATGGGAGTTTTGTAGAGTGATAGGCAACATAATAGATAATGCTATATATGCTTTAAAGCTAAAGCCAGATAATAGGTATATGCTTGTTGAATTTGCCGAAGATGTGCAGAATATCAAAATAAATATATCAAATAATGGATATAGTATACCTAAGGAAATTATGGATAATATATTTAAAGTAGGAGTTACCACTAAAGGTGATAAGGGAGATGGTATGGGGCTTGCTATAGTTAAGGAAATTGTTGAAACATTTTGTGGCACAGTAGTAGTTACATCAGATGAGAAAAGGACATCTTTTGAAATAGTTATACCTAAAAAAGGCATATAA
- a CDS encoding NfeD family protein, with translation MNVFLPDMTVLTILLLIIGFGLVLLEMHIPGFGVPGIAGAIFLILAVVLTAQNFAQALVMALGILAILGTMLGVVLTFFTKGKLFKPLILSDEQNKEHGYISSSDLDYLLGKKGIAITDLRPAGSVDIDGVKFDVVSDGEYVLSGAKVEIFKVSGVKLLVKKI, from the coding sequence ATGAATGTATTTTTACCGGATATGACAGTTCTAACAATTTTACTTCTAATTATAGGCTTTGGGTTGGTATTATTAGAAATGCATATTCCAGGATTCGGAGTTCCGGGAATTGCAGGTGCTATATTTTTAATACTTGCAGTAGTACTAACAGCACAAAATTTTGCACAAGCATTAGTTATGGCATTAGGAATCCTCGCTATACTAGGGACTATGTTAGGTGTGGTTCTGACGTTTTTTACAAAAGGGAAACTATTCAAACCATTAATACTATCAGATGAACAAAATAAAGAACATGGATATATTAGTTCTTCAGATTTGGATTATCTACTCGGAAAAAAGGGAATTGCAATTACAGACTTAAGACCAGCAGGATCTGTAGATATAGATGGAGTTAAGTTTGATGTGGTTTCTGATGGGGAGTATGTTTTAAGTGGCGCTAAGGTTGAGATATTTAAAGTTAGCGGGGTAAAGTTATTAGTTAAAAAAATATAA
- the floA gene encoding flotillin-like protein FloA (flotillin-like protein involved in membrane lipid rafts) has product MITNLLIIVIAVVCLISVFLTFVPLGLWISSLAANVKVSIFNLVGMRLRRVVPSKIVIPLIKSTKAGMGLNVNQLEAHYLAGGNVDNVVNALIAAHRADIDLKFEKAAAIDLAGRDVLEAVRMSVNPKVIETPNVSAVAKDGIELLVKAKVTVRANLERLVGGAGETTILARVGEGIVTTVGSSNSYKIVLENPDAISKTVLSKGLDAGTAFEILSIDIADIDVGRNIGAQLQTLQAEADKNIARAKAEERRAMAVAKEQEMRATVVEAEAEVPRAMAYALREGKLGIMDYYDMQNVISDTSMRSSISNAGNKNKNLTTDDTGMKDKK; this is encoded by the coding sequence ATGATTACAAATTTACTTATAATAGTTATAGCAGTAGTATGTTTAATTTCCGTATTTCTTACATTTGTACCACTAGGACTATGGATATCATCTTTAGCAGCTAATGTTAAAGTAAGTATATTCAATTTAGTTGGTATGAGACTTAGAAGGGTTGTACCTTCTAAAATAGTAATTCCACTTATAAAATCAACAAAGGCTGGGATGGGGCTCAATGTCAATCAATTAGAAGCTCACTATTTAGCAGGAGGAAATGTGGATAATGTAGTAAATGCATTAATTGCAGCCCATAGAGCTGACATAGACTTGAAATTTGAAAAGGCAGCTGCTATTGATTTGGCAGGTAGAGATGTTTTAGAAGCCGTTAGAATGAGTGTTAATCCAAAAGTAATTGAAACACCAAATGTTTCAGCAGTTGCAAAGGACGGTATAGAACTTCTAGTTAAAGCTAAAGTTACAGTTCGAGCTAACCTTGAAAGGTTAGTTGGAGGAGCTGGAGAAACAACTATTTTAGCTAGAGTTGGTGAAGGTATAGTAACTACAGTTGGTTCCTCTAATAGTTATAAGATAGTACTTGAAAATCCAGATGCTATTTCAAAAACCGTATTAAGTAAAGGCTTAGATGCAGGTACAGCCTTCGAGATTCTGTCTATAGATATAGCAGATATAGATGTAGGAAGAAATATAGGAGCTCAACTTCAAACTTTACAAGCAGAAGCTGATAAAAATATAGCAAGAGCTAAGGCTGAAGAGAGAAGAGCAATGGCGGTAGCGAAGGAACAAGAAATGAGAGCTACTGTTGTAGAAGCAGAGGCAGAAGTACCAAGAGCAATGGCTTATGCACTTAGAGAAGGAAAACTTGGAATAATGGATTATTATGATATGCAAAATGTTATTTCAGATACAAGTATGAGAAGTTCAATTTCTAATGCAGGAAATAAAAATAAGAATTTAACTACTGATGATACGGGAATGAAAGATAAAAAATAG
- a CDS encoding LytR/AlgR family response regulator transcription factor, producing MDIKVLIVDDEKGMRTIIEKILDKSGGFEVVGDTDNGDEAIVIFKEQRPCVVFLDVQMPSGNGIDCAKRLTDIDPKTIIIFATAHSEYMSDAFQLYAFDYLIKPFKIERVMQTLDRIKKLNKPSYGDGIDKIIKHEKGLDKLMIKNKEGISFVDTKEIVLVQREDSSTVIYTKTDSFTTSISLSDIEEKLDNTQFLRSHKSYIINLSLITKIYPYGRWTYVVKLKNTEKDALLTHEKYEEIKKLFNL from the coding sequence ATGGATATAAAAGTGCTTATAGTCGATGATGAAAAAGGAATGAGAACCATAATTGAAAAAATATTAGATAAATCTGGTGGTTTTGAGGTTGTGGGAGATACAGATAATGGGGATGAGGCTATAGTAATATTTAAGGAGCAGCGCCCCTGCGTGGTGTTCCTTGATGTTCAAATGCCTAGTGGTAATGGTATAGATTGTGCTAAAAGGTTAACAGATATAGATCCCAAGACTATAATTATTTTTGCAACAGCACACTCGGAATATATGTCTGATGCATTTCAATTATATGCTTTTGATTATTTGATTAAACCATTCAAAATAGAAAGAGTAATGCAAACTTTAGATAGAATAAAAAAGTTAAATAAACCTAGCTATGGAGATGGTATAGATAAGATAATAAAGCATGAAAAAGGCTTGGACAAGCTTATGATAAAAAATAAAGAAGGCATAAGTTTTGTGGATACAAAGGAAATCGTGCTAGTACAAAGAGAAGACAGCTCTACTGTTATATATACAAAAACAGATAGCTTTACTACATCTATTTCTTTATCTGACATTGAGGAAAAACTTGATAATACTCAATTCCTTAGAAGCCACAAATCATATATTATAAATCTATCATTGATCACAAAGATATATCCATATGGGAGATGGACTTATGTGGTTAAACTTAAAAATACAGAAAAAGATGCTCTACTTACCCATGAAAAGTATGAAGAAATAAAGAAACTTTTTAATTTATAA